The Manihot esculenta cultivar AM560-2 chromosome 1, M.esculenta_v8, whole genome shotgun sequence genome has a window encoding:
- the LOC110609443 gene encoding protein DETOXIFICATION 56-like, which translates to MNLTWFAKIVVTTAFLGHLGELRLAGGSLGFTFANVTGFSVLNGICGAMEPICGQPYGAKNFRLLHKTLLMTIFLLLLITLPASFLWLNVEKILIHLGQQEEISLVAKTHLLITSLLCPLKSYLSAQGKRQGREVEGGRMVRPKRWRLVEVAKALWTVLNRSSAHRKRVRLIMDTIANLSLFLEMIVYIQE; encoded by the exons ATGAATTTGACATGGTTTGCCAAGATTGTTGTGACAACTGCTTTTCTCGGCCACCTTGGAGAGCTCCGGTTAGCTGGTGGCTCTCTTGGTTTCACTTTTGCTAATGTCACTGGTTTCTCTGTTTTGAATGGGATATGTGGTGCCATGGAACCTATTTGTGGTCAACCTTATGGGGCTAAAAATTTTAGGCTGCTCCATAAGACTCTTCTCATGACAATTTTCTTGTTGCTTCTAATAACCTTGCCTGCTTCTTTTTTATGGCttaatgttgagaaaattcttaTCCATCTTGGCCAACAAGAAGAGATTTCACTTGTTGCAAAAACCCATCTTCTCATCACTTCCTTACTTTGTCCTCTCAAATCCTACTTGAGCGCTCAAG GAAAACGGCAGGGGAGGGAAGTGGAAGGAGGGAGGATGGTTAGACCAAAGCGTTGGCGACTGGTGGAAGTTGCTAAAGCTTTGTGGACCGTGTTGAATAGGTCATCTGCACATAGAAAACGAGTACGGCTCATTATGGACACAATTGCCAACTTATCATTATTCCTTGAAATGATTGTATATATACAAGAATGA